Within Babylonia areolata isolate BAREFJ2019XMU chromosome 3, ASM4173473v1, whole genome shotgun sequence, the genomic segment accaaaacatcagTCCACCCAACAAACAACCACAGGCAAgtttccacaccctcccccccacacacacccctcctcacacacacccccacccccacctgtctcGGAATCTGCAGGGGCCCAAAATCAAGACTGGAATGATGACACAATGAGACAGGAGCATGGGAGATTCCCGTTGTTTGACTTGTGACTACAGTCCGTGACAGTCACTGTCCTTGGCTTCCTTCTCACTCAGGACTTGCGGCCCTGTATAGAGGCCAGCTGGCTGGAGCTGATCGTTCCGTAGGCCTGAGCGTAACTGCCAAACATGGCTTTGGGGGCCCCTGCCGATGGATTGTTGACGGCATTGTTGAACTGTTTGCGGCCGTACACTGGCTTGGGGCGAGGGTTGGAGGCAGAAATAGGGCGCTGACCTGGTGCCTGCACATCACATTGTCAGAGGCTTGTTAAAGGAAATGTTCCTTCCCCCAAAATTATGTTTAATAATTTCTGTGAATACTGAAAAAAGAATGGATTAGAAAAGTATGCACAAGCAAAGTCACAGTCCTGCGTATATACCCTGGTgttgaccattctgtcaatttctttctttttttttttttttctttttttttgccagcgGATTCAAATCAACTgatctgaaaacaaaaacacagttaTGCATtatacacaaaattatacaacatTCAAAATTATATGTATAGCAATATTCAGATTCTGATATATAGATTAATATTCAGACTGGCACTGACCATTTTGGAATTGGAAACTACGAGCCCTCTCTTCTCGTCTCTGGTGACTGTGGGATGCTGGGTTCTCTGGATCCCTGATATCGGGCGCCCTGGGCCCCTCGCTGCCGCTGGTGCTGATGTCTGCCGATTCTGTCAGCAgcacattgtcatcattatcatggatacttatatagtgccaatctccagtcagagaccaaactctaaggtgctttacacagtcatttgcacaggcTGCCTGGAACACACCAGGAGTTAATACAGTTGATccttgatacttatatagcacctatcttgcgtcagagaccaagctctaagcgctttactgacaaggagtcatttgcacaacaggctgcctacctgtgtagagtcCAGTGACAACTGCCTTTAGGTGTtcttcattcatttcctgtgtcattcggccATGCTTCAGTcacttgcacacacgcatgtaaatATCAGCACACAGCAAATGTTGGATGTTATTTccgggttgttgttttggtggtatagttgttgttttgggggaagtAGTTTTTGTGCCCCAAAATTTTGTTGTCtaaatcttgatgatgatgaataatgatgggGGTGATGGCAATGGTGTTATGAGGGTCCAGTTAGGTTTGGGATGACTTCATAAGGTGGTACTATAACAATACAACTTCATAAGGTGGTACTCTAACGATACGACTTCATAAGGTGGTACTCTAATGATACAACTTCATAAGGTGGTACTCTAACGATATGACTTCATAATGTGGTACTCTTACGATATGACTTCATAAGGTGGTACTCTAATGATACGACTTCATAAGGTGGTACTCTAACGATATAATCACCacggtgtcaaccaggcccacAGTGTTGATGAGGATATTTGAGTAACCCTCCCAAAGATGTATCCAAGAAGTGGATGGCCCTTGACTGTGTGGGCCCACAGCATGCTCAACTCTGAGTAGGAGTGGGTCAAggttaaaaaagaacaacaacaaaacagcaccccTGGTGAGGCACAAACCTAcatcctcccagtcatcagtctgtGGTGCTACCCACTTTGCCACAATGTTCGGTACAAAGGTTTTTATTGTATGAGTGGGGGGTCAGAACATGATGCACCTCAACTGTGGTCTGAAAATTCTAAGGGCAGAATGATGGTAGCAGGAAAAGTACGGagcatcgttttttgtttttgttttcaaacatctcctggtgtcaaccaggcctgagagatacacaAACCTGCAGTGTTCATCCTGGAACGAAAGCAGCTTGGGTAAATGGCCAAGTCTATCTAAATATGTATGAGTCGGTTCCACATTCTATAGGtcattacatttttttgttgtacaTTTCGGAATGCATTTTCCTTCCCAATAATTTGACTGGcttattgtttcatttttttcttttcttaaccttCCAAAGAATGTTCTCTTCTTCTTGATGATACAACAGAATCTACATTCAACACATAATGAGAAATATTTGACATTCAGTGAAGTCATTTCCACCAATAATTACATTTTCAGATTCTTTTTCAATTTCTCtacaaggtgtcactgcgttcagacaaatccatacacgctacaccacatctgtaaggcagatgcctgacagcagcataacccaacatgcttggtcaggccttaagtgcatgcatatatatctgtgtacctatcagaggggattccttctacagaattttcccagaggacgacacttttgttgccatgggttcgttgtCAGTGTGCTAAaagcgtgctgcacatgggacctagggtgattgtctcatccaaatgactagatgctcaggttgattttctagtcaaacctgagagaaagggtgagagtgggatgcaaacccagaccctcacagacattcaactggcagatgagcatctcaTCGATCTGCCACCTTCCCACCTGGTGACAGTGGGGCCCACTGGCTCAGCTGGTTAGGGCGCCGTGCTGATAACATGGAAGTCGTGGGTTCGACCCCATGTGGGTCATGgatacaacaatgacaacaaatgaCCACAGTGTATACAAGTTGTATGGCCAGACAGTCAACCTCACTTGTGCAGGATTCACGGTTATGTCAGTGTGATGTAgatattgattgatgtggatacttatatagcgcctatcctccgtcagagaccaagctctaagcgctttacatacacagggacatttgcacaacaggctgcctacctgggtagagccgactgacagctgccactgggcgctcatcattcgtttcctgtatcattcaatcagatttcagacgcacacacatacacactcagacagacatgtaacattttatgtgtatgaccgtttgttttttttaaatttatttaccccaccatgtaggcagccatactccgttttcgggggtgtgcatgctgggtatattcttgtttccataacccaccgaacgctgacatggattacatgatctttaacgtgcgtatttgatcttctgcgtgcacatacacacgaagggggttcaggcactagcaggtctgcacatatgttgacctgggagatcggaaaaatctccaccctttacccaccaggtgcaccgagattcgaacccaggaccctcagattgaaagtccagcgctttaaccatttggctattgcacccgtcaatatGCATTATCAAAAACTGTGTTTCATTGCAAGGACTCTTTCAGTAGTGTACATCCTCCTCTCTGCACTCaagacctccaccaccctcatcccACCCCTGTCACAGTCCTACAGCTCTCTTTCAGTTTTCAATGCTCTTGGAGTATATTTCTCATCCAGCCAAGCGTTGAGAGGAATGTATCCACTGGACAAAGACATTCTCATATTATCATCATGCATGAAATGACTCAGATCATATTTcaacaggcccaacactcggcttatatcacacattgacataagtttacatttgggccaacagcaaagtgagagctgtattatcaatggtttctccagtcaatgggaaaccatttacagcttagtcttttgtgaaggactatgactctcaaactataggaggcaaaaattgcactggctcttagtgctgcagccttgtgggctagttggcctttgggaaccatcccaacgccgactgtcctaaaaccctcttggccgagagagtggggatgtacttgggcaagacactctccactataatcaaattctagcccaaatagtcggaacagcagttgcttcctctgccgttctgatggtcatagtcggacacgactatcatatatatatttcaaaggGATGAAGAAAATATTGTGTCATTTCAAACAGCAGGCCCAGGACCTACCAGGCCGTCTGCTTGAGATGAGGCCTGGATGTTCTCGTAACTCCGTGGTCGCATCAAGGGTTTCTGGGATCTGGGCTGGTGGTGGCCATACGCTGGAGGTGCTTCGTGGGACGTCTGTCCATAGGCTGTGAACACAAATCATTCTCTATCAATtatcacatcaaacacacacacatgcacacacacacactcacacacacacacaaataaattccAAAATAGTAATGAAACATCAAAAGAATAAAACATTTTCACAGCTCATTCCCTTTTTCTTTGGACCCTACCTCCAAGCACAAAATCTCCATACAGTTCTGAACACTGCTTCAGGCtgggacaataaaccaaggtcctgtgtgcagcatgcactaagagCTTGACAATGAACTAAAAGCAACATAAAGCTTGTACCTGTTAAATTtctgaagaaaatcactttgacaggaaatcaaatgcacttctttttttttctttttctttttttttaatttataggaaaacaaataaactttgctgacagaaaaaaacgtTTGGTAATTTAAAAAGTGGACCTGCACTATTGCAACACACTGTTCCTGAGATAACACACTGTTCCTGTGATGACACACTATTCCTGCAAAGAGCAGCCCACATCTAACACACCTGCACTATAGCAACACAGTTCCTGTGAAGAGCAGCCCACATCTAACACACCTGCACTACAGCAACACACTATTCCTGTGAAGAGCAGCCCACATCTAACACACCTGCACTATAGCAACACACTGTTCCTGTGAAGAGCAGCCCACATCTAACACACCTGCACTATAGCAACACACTGTTCCTGTGAAGAGCAGCCCACATCTAACACACCTGCACTATAGCAACACACTGTTCCTGTGAAGAGCAGCCCACATCTAACACACCTGCACTACAGCAACACACTATTCCTGTGAAGAGTAGCCCACATCTAACACACCTGCACTATAGCAACACACTGTtactgggaagagcagcccacatCTAACACACCTGCACTATAGCAACACACTGTTCCTGTGAAGAGCAGCCCACATCTAACACACCTGCATTATAGCAACACACTGTTCCTGTGAAGAGCAGCCCACATCTAACACACCTGCACTATAGCAACACAGCAAAGAGCAGCCCACATCTAACACACCTGCACTATAGCAACACAGTTCCTGTGAAGAGCAGCCCACATCTAACACACCTGCACTATAGCAACACAGTTCCTGTGAAGAGCAGCCCACATCTAACACACCTGCACTACAGCAACACACTATTCCTGTGAAGAGCAGCCCACATCTAACACACCTGCACTACAGCAACACACTATTCTGTGAAGAGCAGCCCACATCTAACACACCTGCACTACAGCAACACACTATTCCTGTGAAGAGCAGCCCACATCTAACACACCTGCACTATAGCAACACACTATTCCTGTGAAGAGCAGCCCACATCTAACACACCTGCACTACAGCAACACACTATTCCTGTGAAGAGCAGCCCACATCTAACACACCTGCACTACAGCAACACACTATTCCTGTGAAGAGCAGCCCACATCTAACACACCTGCACTATAGCAACACACTATTCCTGTGAAGAGCAGCCCACATCTAACACACCTGCACTACAGCAACACACTATTCCTGTGAAGAGCAGCCCACATCTAACACACCTGCACTACAGCAACACACTATTCCTGTGAAGAGCAGCCCACATCTAACACACCTGCGCTATAGCAACACACTGTTCCTGTGAAGAGCAGCCCACATCTAACACACCTGCACTATAGCAACACACTGTTTCTGCAAAGAGCAGCCCACATCTAACACACCTGCACTATAGCAACACACTGTTCCTGTGAAGAGCAGCCCACATCTAACACACCTGCACTATAGCAACACACTGTTCCTGTGAAGAGCAGCCCACATCTAACACACCTGCACTATAGCAACACACTGTTCCTGTGAAGAGCAGCCCACATCtaacacagagaactctgttgtgacgaAGAGTAATACAgcacaaaataacacaacacaacaggatgcgatacaatacaatatacctCTTAAGGCTTAAAGCCTTACTTCCAAACACAACCTGACAGTTCTGAACATTGTCATTGGCTGTTAACTTTTTAGAATTTCCCTCTACTCATGTGTGAATCTTGTGATCAGGAATAAAGGCAGTATGAAGAAAAAGATAACTCAAAGAATTTAACGTTAACCTCTGGCCTGTTAACTTTtgtggtgcacatgcacacacatacttgcagaaagaaaagacaatgagtaaatgaatgaaataataccAAACGTTTTTACACAACAAATATGTCAGAATGAAAATATGGGTTATTTGTCCAAACTTAAAATCCTGCTTCAAGGAGTTCTTCCCTTCTTTTGAACTCATAGAATATGTAAATACCAACATATCTAATTACGTTCACATCTTCATTTTATAACAATTGTGCCAATTCTACATGACGATCTTTTCTAAACTGCCtatgtttaaaaatatatttctctCTTAAAGATCTGTAGACATCGCAATGCAGcaaaaaatgaaattcatcctcttaCCTGATTACAGAAAGGATATGTCTTTGTGTTATCACTATATCATTTCTTTCAGATCACTTATACCAAGCCTAAACTTTACAAAGTTCACCTTGCACTTGTTTATTGTTATCTGTGTCAGTTCAGATTCTGGctgtagcagaagaagaagaagaagaagaagaagaagaagaagaagaaaagagagagactccATACTGGATGGAAACGAcgactgatgctgctgctgctgagcctgaggctgatgggggtgggtgtcggTGGGGTGGCGAGCAGCGGCCATTTTCGGGGAGGGTCTGTTGGGGGGCAGGCCGGCATTCTCCTTGGGCTCCTGCTCCATGGACTGGTCCTCTGGCTCTGGCTCCGCGGCCTGCTGACTGGCGGCGTTCCGTGACTCCTCTCGCCTCCTCCGGCGTCGCTCAGCCTTCTTCTGCATGATCATCTGatccacagttttcagtttcactttctcaactgcgtttggacaaacccatatccaccactccacatctgctaggcagatgcctgcccagcagcatGACTcaacacgcttggtcaggccttgagtgcttgcatgtatatatatttgtttacctgtcagagtggatttctcttaCAGAATTTCGCTAACGGACAACactcttattgccatgggttctttttcagcgtgcCAAGAGCGTGCAGCAGacgggatcttggtttattgtctcacccaaatgattggatgctcagtttgattttccagtcaaattaagaagaaaagggtgacagcaggattcaaaccaagattctcacagactctctgtactggcagaagagcttcttaaccatcctgccacctttccCCTGCCGGAAAACAAATCAGACCTGGGGTGGGGGACTTGCCTCCATTTAGGAAGTGAAAAaatacactagaccttgagaagtggtctggatgctgtgacagaacaacaatacaatacaatgaatacaatacaatacaatgcaatacaatacaatacagtttttcTGTCTCCAAGAGGATATATGTTTGCACTAAGTTACCCCAAAATGTTtagttgttttagttttttttctatttctcagCTTTCTGTAGCATCAGCATGATTTGTCTGTTCATCATCAGGTGGGAGAACAAATTAGACTTCAGGTTTCAAGGAggagattttttttgtgtgcgcggCATGTTAaaagacaaattaaaaaaaaaccaaaaaacactttAAGCTTTTGATTCTCTACTTTCTTCTGCATGACCATCGGTTCATAAATCCGATTTCAGGTTTCAAGAATGAAGAAGCATACATTTTTGTGGCAAGTTATAGAAAATAtattttgctttttatttctGTCGTTCCATCAATTTTCTGGTTTCAGGGAAGATATAATTTTGTCGCAAATTATCCtccaacctccaccacccctaaaaaaaaataattaaaaaaaagcttttgatccTATGCTTTCTTCTGAATGTGCTTTGTGCTTTGATAGGAGAACAAACAGTTTTAATGCTTTTTGAAAATATACATTTCTTTTTGagtttaaaagcacacacacacacacacacacacacacacacacacacacatacacacacacatatatatataaatatgggtatagatatagatacagatagatatatatatatatatatatatatatatagagagagagagagagagagagagagagagagagataggtagatagatagatagatctctctttgtcttttttttccctttaggaTTAGAATGGTATACTTATTTGTATGAGAGTTTACATAAAGAGGTTTgaattttgggtttgttttgtttgcattagAAACTGAAATCATCATAATTAAAATACGAGAAGAAGAGCTTCTGTTGAATGATTCATAATTGATCAGATAAAACTTAGTAGAGTGCTGTATTAGAAAGTCATGTATTGTATGCTGGGTCATTGATCTGCTGAAAAAATCTCTGGTTTTGGATGAATAAATTCATTTGCATTTCACAAACAATTCAAGcataagagagaaaaacagaaaggtaTGTGTTCATACTGACCTCATAAAGTTTGCTTCGATACTGATCCACGGTCAGCTGCACATCATCACTCAGTGGAGGAACAACATCAAAGTTTAACGACACTTCTTCAGCTGGATTGTGAAACCTGTGTGACAAACACGTTGTCATGGATGGAGCTGTGAGTTCAGGGTAAAGTCGTATCATCACAAGTTGGCAAAAAGCAAACCAAGAGTCAATGAAACTGTTAAGAATAAGTCTTCTTTTCtttactcacacatacatgcagtcacatgtgtgtgtatgatgcacacacacacacacacacacacacacacacacacacacacagacacacacatgcgtgtgtgcacacgtgcgcacTTGtgcattgcaaacacacacatgcacacagacagacacacacgcacatacacacacacacacacaaacatatacacatactaaacacacacaaacatatacacgtaCTTAACTACAATATCAGCTTCATTCACTTGCACTCTCCCTATGCATAACAGAAAAAATACCAGAATAATAACAAAAACGATTTATTCTTATCCACTCCATTatccactctatgtgtgtgtgtgtgtgtacgtgcatgtacgtgtatgtgtgttcttgtgtgtgtgtgtgtgtgtgtgtgtgtgtgtgtgtgtgtgtgtgttcttgtgtgtgtgtgtgtgtgtgtgcacgactgactgaagtctgactgaatAATGGGAAAACAAATGATAAATGCCTAAAGGCAGATGTCATAAGGCTCTAGCCAGGTTTGCAGCCTGTCGTACAAATGACTTGGTGTCTgttaagtgcttagagcttggtctctgaccaaagacaggTGCTATACgagtacccatatcaatcaaccaGATAAAACAGATCATACCTGGTGACAAAGGGATGCCTCAGCGCCTCATCGGCGGTGATGCGTTTGTCAGGGTTGAACTGCAGGAGGCGCTGCATCAGGTCCACGCCCTCCACTGGAGCATCACTCAGCATCTCCTCCAGGGACTTCTTGGGTCTGCACCACAAGTTGGACATGAACAGGTCTGGAAGGAACCCTTCTTCATCTGTAAAACCCTAGGTGTTTAGGCCTACCTCATCAAGTTGGACATGAACGGGTCTGAAAGGAAGCCTTCTTCATCTGTAGAACTCTAGGTGTTTAGGCCTACCTCATCAAGTTGGACATGAAT encodes:
- the LOC143279894 gene encoding extracellular signal-regulated kinase 2-like, whose protein sequence is MSSEIEPHITKKYEIKKRLGKGAYGIVWKAIDRRTGEVVAVKKIFDAFRNQTDAQRTFREIMFLQEFGDHPNVIKLHNVIKAENDKDIYLVFEFMETDLHNVIKRGNILKDVHKRYVMYQLFKATKYLHSGNVIHRDLKPSNILLDSECIVKLCDFGLARSLTQIGIDEAGDPNLTEYVATRWYRAPEILLASHRYTKGVDMWSLGCILGEMLLGKPLFPGSSTLNQIERIMASIPTPSRGDIDSLRSQYGASVLEKASGKPKKSLEEMLSDAPVEGVDLMQRLLQFNPDKRITADEALRHPFVTRFHNPAEEVSLNFDVVPPLSDDVQLTVDQYRSKLYEMIMQKKAERRRRRREESRNAASQQAAEPEPEDQSMEQEPKENAGLPPNRPSPKMAAARHPTDTHPHQPQAQQQQHQSSFPSTYGQTSHEAPPAYGHHQPRSQKPLMRPRSYENIQASSQADGLNRQTSAPAAARGPGRPISGIQRTQHPTVTRDEKRGLVVSNSKMAPGQRPISASNPRPKPVYGRKQFNNAVNNPSAGAPKAMFGSYAQAYGTISSSQLASIQGRKS